The Bacteroidia bacterium genome includes a window with the following:
- a CDS encoding T9SS type A sorting domain-containing protein yields the protein MRIFTFSLIVSSLFIAGFFQANAKVTQYFSTGGEENVQMISTDADGNRYLIVRFKDTLYVSNQTTPILNPEPGWNALALIKESKSEQLLWSKVIPFEEVPLFTSLQIGSNSNIYLTSGLRNQMKFAGKTWSNPFSSFAATVLLRFDANGNLVWDQFYSSDGGNAFLRAVVEDDDLYLAGHFNGDSLKWENHSLASGSGIGTGVIFRYDEMNNELWRTTLNSDTIKYLNPAFVRNNNLTFSATFSGNQLLINNQPGTGLNITGNAEHPTVASVNVNSGEYVSGWTATGGRGMWGRAGDFGQVLPHPSGGTLLSGVFMDDITIAGTTINIYNKFYGEQHMVFLDENNDVVWKRSFADSVNFIPVRADIGSDGTIYLGGNFAKRLQTSGIQETTLAEDAFVLALDESNNILGFKRTFTNFFIVASIDVNTIEAKEDGGVAVGGQFNNITHFGTDSLINHGYQDGFLWELTMGELTAIQDYDATAHFSKTTINVYNVYPNPTTDRLNVRGLSPNESYQVKVFSITGALVMDQNLSHANSIISCSDIPKGTYFLRLINDRGDMNHIAFVKL from the coding sequence ATGAGAATATTTACTTTTTCTTTAATTGTTTCCTCATTATTTATTGCAGGCTTTTTTCAAGCCAATGCAAAGGTTACTCAATACTTTTCCACAGGGGGAGAGGAGAATGTGCAAATGATAAGCACTGACGCTGATGGAAACCGATATTTGATTGTGAGATTTAAGGATACGCTATATGTAAGTAACCAGACAACACCCATTTTAAATCCTGAACCAGGATGGAATGCACTCGCTTTAATTAAGGAAAGCAAATCAGAACAGCTCCTGTGGAGTAAGGTTATCCCGTTTGAAGAAGTTCCATTATTTACGTCTCTTCAAATCGGCAGCAACAGCAATATTTATTTGACCTCTGGTCTCAGAAATCAAATGAAATTTGCAGGCAAGACATGGAGTAACCCTTTCTCTTCTTTTGCAGCTACCGTATTGCTGCGTTTTGATGCTAATGGAAATCTGGTTTGGGATCAGTTTTATTCATCGGATGGCGGAAACGCTTTCTTAAGGGCAGTTGTGGAAGATGACGATTTATACCTGGCCGGCCATTTTAATGGCGACTCCTTAAAATGGGAAAACCATTCCCTGGCATCCGGATCAGGTATTGGTACAGGGGTAATTTTCAGGTATGACGAAATGAACAATGAACTTTGGCGCACAACCCTGAACAGTGATACCATTAAATACTTAAACCCCGCTTTTGTACGAAACAACAACCTCACTTTTTCAGCGACTTTTTCCGGAAATCAGTTATTAATTAATAATCAACCAGGTACCGGACTTAATATAACCGGCAATGCAGAGCATCCTACAGTTGCATCGGTAAATGTAAATAGCGGAGAATATGTGAGTGGCTGGACGGCCACTGGTGGCAGAGGGATGTGGGGCCGTGCCGGTGATTTCGGGCAAGTGCTTCCTCACCCTTCTGGCGGTACTTTATTGTCAGGAGTATTTATGGATGACATTACCATTGCCGGGACGACTATTAATATTTATAATAAGTTTTATGGCGAGCAGCACATGGTTTTTCTTGACGAAAACAACGATGTAGTGTGGAAACGTTCTTTTGCTGATTCGGTTAATTTCATTCCTGTCAGAGCCGATATAGGCTCTGACGGCACCATTTATCTGGGTGGTAATTTCGCTAAAAGGTTACAAACATCCGGCATACAAGAAACTACCCTTGCCGAAGACGCATTCGTATTGGCATTGGATGAAAGCAATAACATTCTTGGCTTCAAAAGAACATTTACCAACTTCTTCATTGTTGCGAGTATAGATGTAAACACGATTGAAGCTAAGGAAGACGGTGGAGTGGCAGTAGGAGGGCAGTTTAACAATATTACTCATTTCGGCACGGATTCCTTAATTAACCATGGATATCAGGATGGCTTTTTGTGGGAATTAACAATGGGAGAGCTTACTGCTATTCAGGATTATGATGCAACAGCCCATTTTTCTAAAACCACTATTAACGTATATAACGTATATCCCAATCCCACAACGGATAGGCTGAACGTTAGAGGCCTATCGCCAAATGAAAGCTATCAGGTCAAGGTTTTTTCGATTACCGGAGCTTTAGTAATGGATCAAAACCTATCCCATGCGAATAGCATCATTTCATGTTCTGATATTCCAAAAGGAACATATTTCCTTCGGCTCATCAATGACCGGGGTGATATGAATCACATCGCATTTGTGAAATTATAA
- a CDS encoding T9SS type A sorting domain-containing protein, producing MKLRNLLFLILLLPAITSKADWFPFPLYQYSYYKTPDYYKSDIALYVINVDTMIGDSGNTTYKFRQNLPFPGVSNCNTISKLSLDIRFFHPFSYIKYHYLDSIIVQQDTFWLHLHDEYVSMLFKPWSDSGDSWISEIRYRGSLIRKIRFTCKGIFPESILSVPDSVKVFEIEVLNENDQPISSPLNAATFKLSKSFGFSQFISYSNLVADKVEYMNLVGFENDSIQAGFTALDFSDFITLKPGDLLFWRYERHIVDPTQYEHSFTYYKDSITQVTKDSLAIKVFFKRIYNDKEFKMDSVIYKRNTYEPLLQAPDHWFIDDSFYWLLLTKTYWYYDTSQIKNQIIEYKKEGYIISSPPCHFGQVTDTDDYFTFSTNLGTTETIIFGHAAKFHTTLIGSVIDGKHNGHTGLSENYPPAAPNPLRIYPNPATERLTLENLPVHDGPCHVELYNTRGQLILQKTVNSNSAELDLLFLERGVYLLKINSANNIHVEKVVVQRSR from the coding sequence ATGAAACTGCGAAACCTGCTTTTTCTGATTCTGCTGCTACCAGCAATTACTTCAAAGGCCGACTGGTTCCCTTTTCCACTCTACCAGTATTCTTATTATAAGACTCCAGACTATTATAAATCTGATATTGCCCTATATGTAATAAATGTAGACACCATGATTGGTGACAGCGGCAATACTACCTATAAGTTCCGGCAGAATTTACCATTTCCAGGGGTATCGAATTGTAACACAATCTCCAAGCTTTCTTTGGATATAAGATTTTTTCACCCCTTTAGTTATATCAAATATCATTATTTGGATTCGATAATTGTACAGCAGGATACTTTTTGGCTACACCTCCACGATGAGTACGTATCAATGCTCTTTAAACCCTGGTCAGACTCAGGAGACTCCTGGATTTCTGAGATCAGGTATAGGGGCAGTCTCATCAGGAAAATAAGATTTACCTGCAAAGGCATCTTTCCTGAGTCAATTTTGTCAGTTCCGGACAGCGTAAAGGTTTTTGAAATAGAGGTGTTGAATGAGAATGATCAACCCATTTCTTCCCCGCTGAATGCTGCTACTTTTAAGCTCAGCAAAAGTTTTGGATTTAGCCAATTCATATCATATTCAAATCTTGTTGCAGACAAGGTTGAATACATGAATCTGGTTGGTTTTGAGAATGATAGCATACAAGCGGGTTTTACAGCGTTGGATTTTTCTGATTTTATTACATTGAAACCGGGGGACTTGCTTTTCTGGAGATACGAACGTCATATAGTAGATCCTACTCAGTATGAGCATAGCTTCACCTATTACAAGGATTCAATAACGCAAGTAACCAAAGATTCATTGGCAATCAAGGTATTTTTTAAAAGGATATATAATGATAAAGAATTTAAAATGGATTCAGTTATTTATAAAAGAAATACATACGAGCCACTTTTACAGGCACCTGATCACTGGTTTATAGACGATAGTTTTTACTGGCTATTACTTACTAAAACATATTGGTATTATGATACCAGCCAGATTAAAAATCAAATTATTGAATATAAGAAGGAAGGTTACATTATTTCATCTCCACCTTGTCATTTTGGACAGGTTACTGATACTGATGACTATTTTACGTTCAGTACGAATCTTGGTACCACAGAGACAATAATTTTCGGCCATGCCGCCAAATTTCACACAACCCTGATAGGGTCTGTGATTGATGGTAAACACAATGGACATACCGGGTTGTCTGAAAATTATCCTCCAGCCGCACCTAATCCACTGAGAATATACCCAAACCCGGCAACAGAACGGTTGACGCTCGAAAACCTGCCTGTACATGATGGGCCTTGCCATGTGGAATTATACAATACTCGGGGTCAACTGATATTGCAAAAAACGGTAAATTCAAATTCTGCGGAACTGGATTTATTGTTTTTAGAGAGGGGTGTTTATTTATTAAAAATAAACAGCGCGAACAATATTCACGTGGAAAAAGTAGTGGTGCAACGAAGTCGTTAA
- a CDS encoding PRC-barrel domain-containing protein, whose product MKDSELHEHNLFRLRTLTDYEVAENDPDVRDWPLIDENGNEFGNIEELIVDPKLMKVRYLDVKIDEAHAGESFGKNMLIPVGLAVIHEDEDKVEVPEISRELLLRAPRYGEPGAKINRNYELEIRRHFEPGTTQAPAQTTEFYSHRHFEEDRFYRNRR is encoded by the coding sequence ATGAAAGACTCAGAATTGCACGAACATAATCTTTTTCGCCTGCGTACGCTAACTGATTATGAAGTAGCGGAAAATGATCCGGATGTGCGTGACTGGCCCCTTATAGATGAGAATGGAAATGAATTCGGAAACATAGAGGAACTAATCGTAGATCCTAAATTAATGAAGGTGCGCTATCTGGATGTAAAAATTGATGAGGCACATGCCGGAGAATCATTTGGGAAAAACATGCTGATACCGGTGGGGCTTGCGGTAATCCATGAAGATGAGGATAAGGTGGAGGTACCGGAAATTTCACGGGAATTGCTGCTGCGCGCCCCCCGATATGGTGAACCGGGCGCAAAAATAAACCGTAACTATGAGCTTGAGATTAGACGCCACTTCGAGCCTGGAACCACCCAAGCCCCTGCCCAGACAACAGAATTCTACAGCCATCGCCATTTTGAAGAGGATCGCTTCTACAGGAACAGACGGTAG
- a CDS encoding AMP nucleosidase translates to MDTKEEIVKNWLPRYTGQDLDSFGQYILLTNFTLYVRRFAEWNQTEVIGLDKPIQSATAGGITIMNFGMGSPTAATIMDLLSAIKPKAVLFLGKCGGLKSRNKIGDMLLPIAAIRGEGTSNDYFPPEVPALPAFALQKATSTTIRDYGVDYWTGTVYTTNRRVWEHDTKFKNYLRKIRAYAIDMETATIFIVGFFNKIPTGALLLVSDQPMEPEGVKTAKSDLKVTQLYAEQHLKIGIDSLKQLINNGATVRHLRF, encoded by the coding sequence ATGGACACAAAAGAAGAGATTGTAAAAAACTGGCTGCCAAGATATACCGGGCAGGACCTTGACTCATTCGGCCAATACATTTTGCTCACAAACTTTACGCTATACGTTCGCAGGTTTGCAGAATGGAACCAAACGGAAGTGATTGGACTGGATAAGCCTATCCAAAGTGCTACAGCGGGCGGAATTACCATCATGAATTTTGGAATGGGGAGCCCTACTGCCGCCACCATCATGGATCTGCTGTCTGCCATTAAACCCAAAGCCGTATTATTCCTGGGCAAATGTGGCGGATTAAAAAGCCGTAATAAAATTGGTGATATGCTGCTGCCCATTGCCGCCATCCGGGGCGAAGGAACTTCTAACGACTACTTCCCGCCAGAGGTGCCTGCGCTGCCTGCTTTTGCGCTCCAAAAAGCCACCTCCACCACCATCCGCGATTATGGCGTGGACTACTGGACCGGTACTGTATACACCACCAACCGCAGGGTGTGGGAGCACGATACCAAGTTTAAGAACTATCTTCGAAAGATCAGAGCCTACGCCATAGATATGGAAACCGCCACCATCTTCATCGTAGGATTCTTTAATAAAATTCCCACCGGTGCGCTGCTGCTGGTAAGCGACCAGCCGATGGAACCGGAAGGTGTAAAAACTGCAAAAAGTGACCTGAAGGTGACGCAACTCTACGCGGAGCAGCACTTGAAAATCGGCATTGATTCGCTGAAGCAGTTGATAAATAATGGCGCCACCGTGAGGCATCTGCGTTTTTAG
- a CDS encoding universal stress protein: MIQLKRWLVALDRTELDETLVNYVNFISGLLKPEKIYFLHLLEKPEISEDAGNELLPVDEEIETTMQKEYAHRFTDKDIELSFEVREGNPFTATLKYYKDKKIDLVMVGRKHETRGSGMLPQRLARKVPGSIIFIPDTARPQLNHILVPTDFSDNSLEATEEALLLARNLNHNVVIHFQHIYSVPTGYYYGGKSYEEFAAIMKGHAEKDYAKFLSKLDTAGVDTRIHYTLMEDENNNELINQLAEEIPADMIVMGARGKTDVAAMLLGSTTEKLLRINLSVPKLIVKKKGDRMGLLDAIMNI; the protein is encoded by the coding sequence ATGATCCAACTCAAACGCTGGCTTGTAGCCCTTGACAGAACCGAACTTGATGAGACCCTGGTGAACTATGTGAACTTTATCAGTGGCTTGCTCAAACCCGAAAAAATCTATTTTCTTCACCTTCTTGAAAAGCCTGAAATTTCGGAGGATGCTGGTAATGAATTGCTGCCGGTGGATGAAGAAATTGAAACCACCATGCAAAAGGAGTATGCCCATAGGTTTACCGATAAGGACATAGAATTGTCCTTTGAGGTGCGGGAAGGGAATCCTTTTACTGCTACGCTGAAATATTATAAGGACAAGAAAATTGATCTGGTGATGGTGGGCCGCAAGCACGAAACAAGGGGCAGCGGGATGTTGCCTCAGCGGCTGGCGCGCAAAGTACCCGGCTCTATTATTTTTATTCCGGATACCGCCAGGCCGCAACTCAACCACATCCTGGTGCCAACCGATTTCTCTGACAATTCATTAGAAGCGACTGAAGAAGCATTATTGCTTGCCCGCAATCTGAATCATAATGTTGTCATTCATTTCCAGCACATTTATTCTGTGCCTACCGGATACTATTATGGCGGAAAATCTTATGAAGAATTCGCAGCAATTATGAAAGGCCACGCAGAAAAGGACTATGCAAAATTCCTCAGCAAACTGGATACTGCCGGTGTGGATACACGGATCCATTATACCCTGATGGAAGACGAGAATAATAATGAGCTTATTAACCAGTTGGCTGAAGAAATACCGGCAGATATGATCGTGATGGGGGCCAGGGGAAAAACTGATGTGGCGGCCATGCTCCTCGGCTCCACCACCGAAAAGTTGCTGCGCATCAACCTGTCAGTACCTAAGCTTATCGTAAAAAAGAAAGGCGACCGCATGGGTTTGCTGGATGCAATTATGAATATTTAA
- a CDS encoding DUF983 domain-containing protein → MLKHTRLYSILFCKCPRCHQGKMFKNPNPYALNDLFKMPENCPECGQKYDLEPGFYWGAMYVSYGLNVGIVLPLAGVVYYVWDFSFWAILVSLVVLQIIVTPYIFRISRAIWLNFFVGYDPSTRKR, encoded by the coding sequence ATGCTCAAGCACACCCGTCTTTACAGCATCCTTTTTTGTAAATGCCCGCGATGCCACCAGGGGAAAATGTTTAAGAACCCAAATCCTTATGCGCTGAATGACCTTTTCAAAATGCCGGAAAATTGCCCGGAATGCGGACAGAAATATGACCTGGAGCCTGGATTTTATTGGGGCGCAATGTACGTGAGTTATGGCCTGAACGTGGGCATTGTGCTTCCGCTGGCGGGGGTTGTTTATTACGTCTGGGACTTTTCCTTTTGGGCTATCCTGGTATCTCTTGTCGTTTTGCAGATCATAGTTACGCCTTACATCTTCCGCATTTCGCGGGCTATATGGCTCAACTTTTTTGTAGGGTATGATCCCTCAACCCGTAAGCGATGA
- the aat gene encoding leucyl/phenylalanyl-tRNA--protein transferase, with translation MPVFAISKNELRFPDPRLADDEGLLAVGGDLSTERLLLAYSHGIFPWFSEGQPVLWWSPDPRFVLYPSKLKISRSLKQVLRQKKFTVTFDQDFSSVIKLCKKAERPGQDGTWITKEMQQAYIRLHEAGFAHSVEVWYEKELAGGLYGVSLGACFSGESMFHLQPDASKVALFYLAEQLKRWDFRFIDCQVYTPHLERMGAEEIPRNSFLYELKAGINMPTKKDTWSKLSE, from the coding sequence ATGCCTGTATTTGCCATAAGCAAAAATGAGTTGCGATTTCCGGATCCACGGCTGGCGGATGATGAGGGATTGCTGGCGGTGGGCGGAGATCTTTCTACGGAGCGGTTGCTCCTGGCTTATTCACACGGCATATTTCCCTGGTTTTCTGAAGGGCAGCCAGTGCTTTGGTGGAGTCCCGATCCGCGATTTGTGCTCTACCCGTCAAAGCTAAAAATCTCAAGAAGCCTGAAGCAGGTTTTGCGGCAGAAAAAATTTACGGTAACGTTTGACCAGGATTTTTCTTCCGTGATAAAGCTATGTAAAAAGGCGGAGCGGCCAGGCCAGGACGGTACATGGATCACCAAAGAAATGCAGCAGGCTTACATCCGGCTTCATGAGGCTGGATTTGCGCATTCCGTGGAGGTGTGGTACGAAAAGGAATTGGCAGGTGGCCTTTATGGTGTGTCTCTGGGTGCCTGCTTTTCTGGCGAAAGCATGTTCCACCTGCAGCCGGATGCCTCGAAAGTCGCACTCTTTTATCTCGCTGAACAGTTGAAGCGATGGGATTTTCGATTCATTGACTGCCAGGTTTATACTCCGCATCTTGAACGGATGGGTGCTGAAGAAATTCCCCGTAACAGCTTTCTCTATGAATTAAAGGCCGGAATTAATATGCCCACCAAAAAAGACACGTGGAGCAAACTCTCTGAATAA
- a CDS encoding sodium:solute symporter → MTGLDWGVMLFTLLFIVAYGTWKTWRNRNIGDYLLGDKHDRWWTIGLSVMATQASAITFLSTPGQAYNEGMGFVQFYFGLPIAMIIISVVFIPLYYRLKVYTAYEFLESRFNLRMRMFTAFLFLMSRGLAAGITIYAPAIILSQILGWSLTFTNIFIGVLVIIYTVSGGTRAVSQTHKQQMAVIFLGMFIAFGFLVYYIGQSVGLRDALRVAGKMGKMEIIELEFNAESRYNIWSGLIGGLFLQLSYFGTDQSQVQRYLSGSSVRESRLGLLFNGMVKIPMQFFILLTGVLVFLFYQFHQPPVFFNQASLNKVEQQDSFQVLQQQYDEIFDEKQKEIAVMVSGMESGNSGQVDRATASVNRLEAEGNQIRNAVAGLISRTDPNDKTVSDGKPKDHDYVFIWWVTHFLPAGLVGLLLAVIFSGAMSSTSSELTSLASTTTVDFYKRAFVQNAGDQHYVWASRSFTLLFGILAIVFATLASLFENLIQAVNILGSLFYGTILGIFLVAFFVKRVQGNAVFIAALLTQTCIIVIFVLGRMEIMELGYLWYNLLGPALVIILSMILQELLPGKPPATES, encoded by the coding sequence ATGACGGGACTGGACTGGGGGGTGATGCTATTTACGCTGCTGTTCATTGTGGCGTATGGAACCTGGAAAACATGGCGCAATCGCAATATTGGTGATTATTTGCTGGGCGATAAACATGACAGGTGGTGGACTATTGGACTTTCTGTTATGGCCACGCAGGCCAGCGCCATCACATTTCTTTCTACTCCGGGGCAGGCTTATAATGAAGGGATGGGTTTCGTTCAGTTCTATTTCGGGCTGCCGATCGCGATGATCATAATTTCGGTGGTCTTTATTCCTCTTTATTACCGGCTCAAAGTTTATACTGCTTATGAGTTTCTGGAATCGCGTTTCAACCTGAGGATGCGGATGTTCACTGCGTTTCTGTTTCTGATGTCGCGGGGGCTGGCAGCCGGGATCACCATTTATGCCCCGGCCATTATACTTTCCCAGATATTAGGATGGAGCCTCACCTTTACCAATATTTTTATTGGCGTTCTTGTGATCATATATACCGTAAGTGGTGGCACGCGGGCCGTGAGCCAAACCCATAAGCAGCAAATGGCGGTGATTTTCCTGGGAATGTTCATCGCCTTCGGATTCCTGGTTTACTACATCGGGCAGAGTGTGGGCCTGAGGGATGCTTTGCGTGTAGCTGGAAAGATGGGAAAGATGGAGATTATCGAGCTGGAATTTAATGCTGAATCTCGATACAATATATGGAGTGGCCTTATCGGAGGGTTGTTTCTGCAGCTCAGTTATTTTGGCACAGACCAGAGTCAGGTGCAGCGCTATCTCTCCGGAAGCTCCGTCCGCGAAAGCCGGCTGGGCCTGCTTTTTAATGGAATGGTGAAGATTCCCATGCAATTCTTCATTCTGCTCACGGGCGTCCTCGTTTTTCTGTTTTACCAGTTTCACCAGCCTCCGGTGTTTTTCAACCAGGCTTCTTTGAACAAAGTTGAACAGCAGGATTCATTTCAGGTATTGCAACAGCAGTATGATGAAATTTTTGATGAAAAACAGAAGGAGATCGCAGTAATGGTTTCAGGTATGGAATCAGGAAATTCCGGGCAGGTTGACAGGGCCACGGCATCCGTCAACAGGCTTGAGGCAGAAGGCAACCAGATACGAAACGCTGTAGCGGGCCTGATTTCACGTACAGATCCAAATGATAAAACGGTGAGCGATGGCAAGCCCAAAGACCATGATTATGTATTTATCTGGTGGGTCACTCATTTTCTCCCGGCTGGCCTTGTAGGGCTTTTGCTGGCCGTCATTTTCTCGGGAGCTATGTCCTCCACTTCTTCAGAGCTCACTTCACTTGCCTCCACTACCACAGTTGATTTCTATAAGCGCGCATTTGTGCAGAACGCTGGTGATCAGCACTATGTCTGGGCTTCCCGCAGTTTCACCTTGCTTTTTGGCATCCTGGCCATTGTGTTCGCCACGCTTGCTTCACTTTTCGAGAACCTGATACAGGCCGTAAATATTCTTGGTTCTCTTTTTTATGGAACCATCCTCGGAATATTTCTGGTGGCCTTTTTCGTAAAGCGGGTGCAGGGAAATGCGGTTTTTATTGCAGCGCTTCTTACGCAAACCTGCATCATCGTCATATTTGTCCTGGGAAGAATGGAGATTATGGAACTGGGCTATCTGTGGTACAATTTGCTGGGGCCAGCGCTCGTCATCATTTTATCTATGATATTGCAGGAACTGCTGCCTGGTAAACCTCCAGCCACGGAATCATAA
- a CDS encoding DUF4294 domain-containing protein, translating to MRYILLIFLAVFAFQPVSSQEVMVARIGVEGDTTIMKQLKVVEVRETMGRKARRQMKKYDRLMRDIKITMPYAKLAAQKIKDMDEHMMTLPTEKQRQAYLKAEEKKLMDEFTDQLKNLTVRQGKLLIKLIDRETGNTSYHLIKEYKSGLTAFFWQGLAKVFGMNLKDAYNAEEEQQIETIIFMLGYS from the coding sequence ATGCGATACATACTGTTGATTTTTTTAGCGGTTTTTGCTTTTCAACCCGTTTCTTCTCAGGAGGTTATGGTAGCACGTATTGGAGTAGAGGGTGACACCACCATCATGAAGCAACTCAAAGTTGTGGAGGTTCGGGAGACGATGGGCCGCAAGGCGAGGCGTCAAATGAAAAAGTATGACCGCCTCATGCGGGATATTAAGATCACAATGCCTTACGCTAAGCTTGCCGCTCAGAAGATCAAAGATATGGATGAGCACATGATGACGCTGCCAACAGAGAAGCAGCGCCAGGCTTATCTTAAAGCTGAGGAAAAGAAGCTGATGGACGAGTTTACAGACCAATTGAAGAATCTGACTGTCAGACAGGGAAAACTCCTCATAAAGCTTATTGACAGGGAAACCGGAAATACTTCCTATCATCTTATTAAAGAATACAAAAGCGGCCTGACTGCCTTCTTCTGGCAGGGCCTGGCTAAAGTATTTGGTATGAATCTGAAGGACGCTTATAATGCAGAAGAAGAGCAGCAGATCGAAACGATCATTTTCATGCTCGGATATTCCTGA